From Deinococcus reticulitermitis, the proteins below share one genomic window:
- a CDS encoding SDR family NAD(P)-dependent oxidoreductase: protein MQLSGKAVLISGGASGLGAGTARTLAQAGALPVLLDLNTEAGEALARDLGGLFVRADVASEADVEGAVRQAQERFGALHGAVCCAGIAPAATTAGKKGAHPYDLFERVIRVNLLGTFNVARLAAQAMLGNEPDEEGERGVIVNTASVAAFDGQVGQVAYAASKAGVAGLTLPMARDLARSGIRVMTVAPGLFETPMLAGLPQEVQASLGAQVPFPARLGRAEEYAALVRHIFENPMLNGETIRLDGAIRMAPR from the coding sequence ATGCAACTCAGCGGCAAAGCGGTACTGATCTCGGGGGGCGCGTCGGGCCTGGGCGCCGGCACAGCGCGCACATTGGCGCAGGCCGGGGCGCTCCCCGTCCTGCTCGACCTGAACACGGAGGCGGGGGAGGCGCTCGCCCGCGACCTCGGCGGCCTCTTCGTGCGCGCCGACGTGGCGAGCGAGGCCGACGTGGAGGGGGCCGTGCGGCAGGCGCAGGAGCGCTTCGGAGCCCTCCACGGCGCGGTGTGCTGCGCGGGCATCGCGCCGGCGGCCACCACAGCGGGGAAGAAGGGAGCGCATCCCTACGACCTCTTCGAGCGGGTGATCCGGGTCAACCTGCTCGGCACCTTCAACGTGGCGCGGCTCGCGGCGCAGGCGATGCTCGGCAACGAACCCGATGAGGAGGGGGAACGCGGCGTAATCGTGAACACCGCGTCGGTGGCGGCTTTCGACGGTCAGGTGGGGCAGGTCGCCTACGCGGCGAGCAAGGCGGGCGTCGCCGGCCTCACCCTGCCGATGGCGCGCGACCTCGCCCGCAGCGGCATCCGGGTGATGACGGTGGCGCCGGGCCTCTTCGAGACGCCGATGCTCGCCGGGTTGCCGCAGGAAGTGCAGGCCTCGCTCGGCGCGCAGGTGCCGTTTCCAGCGCGCTTAGGCCGCGCCGAGGAGTACGCCGCGCTCGTGCGGCACATCTTCGAAAACCCGATGCTCAACGGCGAGACCATCCGGCTCGACGGCGCGATCCGGATGGCCCCGAGGTGA